One genomic window of Ictalurus punctatus breed USDA103 unplaced genomic scaffold, Coco_2.0 Super-Scaffold_100068, whole genome shotgun sequence includes the following:
- the LOC108261334 gene encoding piwi-like protein 1, which produces MSRNASVQTTLSTWGLSFENELLNLTGRVLPAERILQGARAYEYNPCDADWSKEMRGLPLMTSMPLLIWLLSHTRRNADVAHSLLQTLNKVPVGIHFQRPGMMEYDDRQEALLRALQQRAVQQVQMSFHPTQSLSVDCPTPSQCVVAHTLSRPQTLMTIAPKISLQMNWKMEGEPWSVEIPLKHLMLVSTATTTVPQERDPSVHWWPASTRACPAALKAYFKYNECLPSRIMVYRDGVGDGVLLSVVNYEVPQFTQSIKAMGEDYASF; this is translated from the exons ATGAGCAG GAATGCCAGTGTTCAGACTACACTCAGCACATGGGGTCTAAGCTTTGAGAACGAGCTGCTGAATCTGACTGGAAGAGTTCTTCCTGCTGAGAGGATCCTACAGGGAGCGAGAGCA tacGAGTACAACCCATGTGACGCGGATTGGTCTAAAGAGATGCGAGGTCTTCCTCTGATGACCAGCATGCCTCTGTTGATCTGGCTGCTGTCCCATACGCGCCGTAACGCTGACGTCGCTCACTCACTGCTGCAGACCCTCAACAAAGTGCCCGTGGGCATCCATTTTCAGAGGCCGGGAAT GATGGAGTACGATGATCGACAGGAGGCTCTGCTGAGAGCTCTGCAGCAGAGAGCGGTGCAACAGGTTCAGATG tcGTTTCACCCCACACAGTCCCTGAGTGTGGACTGTCCCACTCCAAGCCAGTGTGTGGTGGCTCACACCCTCAGCAGACCTCAGACCCTCATGACCATAGCCCCAAAGATCTCCTTGCAGATGAACTGGAAGATGGAAGGAGAGCCGTGGAGCGTTGAGATCCCG TTGAAGCACCTGATGTTGGTATCGACTGCTACCACGACAGTGCCGCAGGAAAGAGATCCATCGGTGCACTGGTGGCCAGCCTCAACCCGGGCATGTCCAG CTGCGCTGAAGGCCTACTTCAAATACAACGAATGTTTGCCGTCACGCATCATGGTGTATCGAGACGGCGTGGGCGACGGCGTGCTGCTGAGCGTAGTCAACTATGAAGTGCCTCAGTTCACGCAGTCCATCAAGGCCATGGGTGAAGATTACGCGTCTTTCTGA